The DNA region ACCTCTTATTACTATTTTATTCACTTTTACATTTACATTGAATTTGTTTTTTATTCTCTCATAGTTTGCAATATGAGATTTAACTCTTGCTACTAGCTCACCAGGATTAAAGGGCTTTGTAATGTAATCATCTGCTCCCAGAGTAAGACCTTTAATTTTATCAATTTCTTCTTTCTTTGCAGAAACTAAAAGTACGGGGATATCTTTTTCCTTTTCTATGCTTCGCAAAATACTGTAACCATCCATTTTTGGAAGCATCAAATCAAGAATTAACAGGTCAAAATTATCTGACTTTAAAGTATTGAGGCCCTCAATGCCGTCTTTACATATGGTAACCTGAAAATCGTTAATTTCTAAATAGTCCTTTTGAAGTTCTGCTATACTTAAATCATCTTCAATTATTAAAATTTTTCTCATATCATAGGTTGCTCCTTTACATTTTCACGAGGGATATCAGTATACTGGTTCCATCACTTCCGTGAGAAATTGCCCATATCCTTCCATTATGTCCTTCCACAATCTGTTTTGCTATGGCAAGACCAAGACCACTGCCTTTAGCATTACTTCTTGCAGAATCGGATCTGTAAAATCTATCAAATATTTTATTTGTATTCTCCTGTTCAATTCCAGATCCATTATCTCTTAACTCTATTATAATGCTTAAATTGTTTTCTCTAATAAATATAGTTATTTCACCATTATCTTTATCCATGTATTTTCTTGAATTATCTAGAATATTAAGAATAACCCGTCTAAACCGTTCTCTGTCTATCATAAAATATTTTGATAGCGTAAGATTATTTTCTACTTTTATATCTATATTGAATTGCTTTAATATAGCATAGCTTTCTTC from Clostridium pasteurianum BC1 includes:
- a CDS encoding response regulator transcription factor, whose amino-acid sequence is MRKILIIEDDLSIAELQKDYLEINDFQVTICKDGIEGLNTLKSDNFDLLILDLMLPKMDGYSILRSIEKEKDIPVLLVSAKKEEIDKIKGLTLGADDYITKPFNPGELVARVKSHIANYERIKNKFNVNVKVNKIVIRGLEIFKDSRQVFINGTEVTLAQKEFDLLLYMARNPNKVFSREDLFEEIWGLDSMGDNATVTVHIRRVREKIEPSPSDPQYIETVWGAGYRLRI